In Candidatus Manganitrophus morganii, the genomic window TGTCGATCTCGCCGCTCTGGCGGACGAGATCGGCCACCACGGAGCCGAAGAGAAGCTCCTTCCAACGCGACCGGACCGGTTTTCCGACGAGGATCTTGCTGACGTTTTTCGCGCGCGCATAGCTGAGGATCTCTTGGCTGACGCGGTGGCCGGTGAGGGTCACCGTCTCGGCCCCCAGCTGCTCGGCCAGGCGCAGCGCCCGGACCACCTGGTCCCGCTCCGATTCCGGCCGGCGCGCATGCTCCGGCGTCTGCACGTAGGCGGCGATCCATTTTCCGTGTAATCCCGCGGCCATGCGGCGCGCGGTCCGAATCAGCTTCCGCGCGCGGGGGGTCGGGTTCACGCAGACCATGATCGTCTCCCCCGCCGGCCAGACTCGGGGAACCGCATGATCCCGACGATAGACCTGCATCTCCGCATCGACCCGGTCGGCCGTGCGGCGCAACGCCAACTCTCGAAGCGCCGTCAAGTTCCCTTTTCGAAAGAAGTTTTGGATCGCCTGCTCGGCCTGCTCCGGAACATAGACTTTTCCCTCTTTGAGGCGGCGGATGAGATCCTCCGGAGGAATATCGATCAGTTCCAGCTCATCGGCCTGCTCCAGGACGGAGTCGGGAACCGTTTCGTGCACCGGAATGCCGGTGATCTGCGTGACCACGTCGTTCAGACTCTCGAGGTGCTGAACATTTATTGCGGTATAGACATCGATTCCCGCATCAAGCAGCTCTACGACATCCTGCCATCGTTTGGCATGCCGCGATCCCGGCGCATTGGTGTGCGCGAGCTCATCCATCAGAATCAAGGTGGGGCGGCGTTTTAGGGCCGCGTCGAGGTCGAACTCCTTCAGGACGGTCTCCTGATACTCGACCGGGCGGGGAAGCAGCCTCTCCAGCCCTTCCACCAACGCCTCGGTCTCCCGCCGTCCATGAGTTTCCACCCAGCCGATGACGACATCGACCCCCGCTTCAAGCTGTTCGTGGGCCGCCTCCAGCATGGCAAAGGTCTTTCCCACGCCGGCCGCCGCGCCGAAAAAAACGCGCAGCTTGCCGCGCGCCTGTTTTTTCTCCTCCTCACGGAAGCGCTTTAAAAGCGCATCCGGATCTGGCCGGTGTTCGTCCATCCATACTCCATTGGCCATACCCCATTGGCCGATGCCAACCGTTTGGGTGATCAGCTTAAGTCTATTTTTACCATAAACGTATTCTGAAAGCTTGGTCTACTTGGCGCATCGGATCTTTTCATTGACTCTTCTTCGTCAGGTCGTCGAGCGCCAGATTCAATCCGAGAAGATGGACCCGTTGCTCTCCCAACACCCCGAACTGGCGCCCCTCGGTCTGCCTGGCGATCAACCCTCTGACCACCTCTTCCTCCAACCCCCGTCTCTTCGCGACGCGTCCGACCTGATATTCCGCCGATGCCGGGGTGATGTGCGGGTCGAGCCCGCTGCCGGAGGCGGTGACGAGGTCTACCGGCACCGGATCGGTATTCTCCGGATCGGCCGATTTGAGCGCCGCCACGCGGTCTGCGACCGCTTTCTTCAACACGTCATTGGCGGGTCCGAGGTTCGATCCCGACGACGCCGACGCGTTGTACGGAAACGGTCCGGTCGCAGAGGGCCGGCCCCAAAAATATTTCGGATCGTCAAACGGCTGGCCGACAAGCCGGGACCCCACCACCTCGCCTTCTTTGCGGATCAGACTCCCATCGACTTGATTTGGAAAGAGCAGGCCCGCGATTCCCGTCACGCCGAGGGGATAAAGCGCCCCTGTAATGACGGTGAGAACCAAAAACATCAACACCGCCGGTCGTAATTCTCGTTTCCACATAAACACCTCCTATTTTATATGCGGGGCCGGCGATGGAAGAAGCTTTTGGTTTCGGATCTTCTCACTCGGCGCGCCCATCCCCTAGATCGATTGTATGTGGGGCCGGCGCTAGTAGAACTCTTTGATTTCAGACCTTCTCACCAGGTGCGCCATGCCCCAGATCGGTTGTATGTGGGGGCCGGCGCTGGTAGAACTCTTTGATTTCAGACCTTCTCACCAGGTGCGCCATGCCCCAGATCGGTTGTATGTGGGGGCCGGCGCTGGTAGAACTCTTTGATTTCAGACCTTCTCACCAGGTGCGCCATGCCCCACACCCTACGCCCAACCCAGCGCAACTAAGATCAGATCGATCATTTTAATCCCGATAAAAGGAACAACCATCCCCCCCAATCCATAGACCAAGAGATTGCGCCGGAACAAGGACGCCGCGCCGACCGGCCGGTAGCGAATCCCTCGAAGACAGAGCGGGATCAACGCCACAATCACCAACGCATTGAAGATCACCGCCGAGAGGACCGCGCTTTGCGGTGTCTCCAATCCCATGACGTTCAACGCTCCGAGCCCAGGATAAATTCCGACAAAGGCCGCCGGAAGGATGGCAAAGTACTTCGCAATGTCGTTGGAGATGCTGAAGGTCGTCAAAGCCCCTCGTGTCATCAGAAGCTGCTTTCCGACCTCAACAATCTCGATGAGCTTCGTCGGATTGGAGTCGAGATCGACCAGGTTTCCCGCCTCTTTGGCCGCTTGCGTTCCGGTGTTCATCGCCACCGCCACGTCGGCTTGGGCCAACGCCGGCGCATCGTTCGTCCCGTCGCCGGTCATCGCCACCAATCGCCCGCCGATCTGCAGATCACGAATCAGCTTCAGTTTGGTTTCCGGTGTCGCCTCGGCAAGGAAATCATCGACCCCCGCCTCCGCGGCGACGGCCGCCGCCGTCAGCGGATTGTCTCCGGTGATCATCACTGTTTTGATTCCCGCCTTGCGAAGCTCTAAGAAACGTTCTTTGATCCCTCCCTTGACGATATCCTTCAGATGAATCACCCCGAGCGCCTTTCCCCCATCGGCGACGACCAGCGGCGTCCCCCCCTGTTTCGCAATGTGTTCTACGACGGCTCGGACATCAGACGGGATTTCGCTCCCCTGGCTTTTGACCCAGCTCTCGATGGCGTCGCCGGAGCCTTTCCGGATCTGCTCTCCCGCCGGAAGGTTTACGCCGCTCATCCGTGTCTGCGCGGAGAAGGGGACAAACGTTGCGCCGATCTCATGGATCTGCCGCTCTCGTATCTTGTAGCGCTGCTTGGCCAGCACGACGATGCTCCGGCCTTCCGGCGTTTCATCGGCCAGCGAGGCGAGCTGCGCCGCGTCGGCCAGGCGCTCCGGGGTCACCCCCCGCGCCGGTGTAAATTCGGTCGCCTGACGGTTTCCCAACGTGATGGTCCCTGTTTTATCGAGAAGGAGCACGTCGACATCCCCCGCCGCCTCGACTGCTTGCCCCGACATGGCAATCACATTTGCTTGGACCATCCGGTCCATCCCGGCGATCCGGATCGCCGAGAGGAGACCGCCGATCGTCGTCGGGATCAGGCAAACCAGTAAAGCGACCAGGACGGTGACCGTCACCGGCGTTCCACTCCCTGCGGCGGTCACGCTGTACAAGGAAAAGGGCAAGAGGGTCACGCAAACCAAGAGGAAGAGGATCGTGAGAGACGCGAGCAAAATATTCAGGGCGATCTCATTCGGGGTCTTCTGGCGCTTCGCCCCTTCCACCATGGCGATCATCCGGTCGATGAACATCTCCCCCGGATTCGTGGTGATGCGGACCACGAGCCAATCGGAGAGGACCCGCGTTCCCCCCGTCACGGCGCTCCGGTCCCCCGACTCTCGGATCACCGGGGCGCTTTCTCCCGTGATGGCGCTTTCATTCACAGAGGCGACCCCGACGATCACCTCCCCGTCCGCGGGGATATCGTCGCCCGCCTCGACCAGCACAACATCTCCTTTACGTAAGGAGCTGGCAGAAACGGCTTGATACCGGCCACGATCCTCCGGATCGGCCAATTTCTTTGCGGAAAGCTCCCGGCGGGATTGCTTCAACGCCGCCGCCTGCGCCTTCCCCCGCCCCTCCGCCACCGCCTCGGCAAAGTTGGCGAAAATCACCGTAAACCAAAGCCAGACGGAGATCGCCAAGATATATCCGGTCTGCATTTCACCCCTGCCGAACAACGCCTGTACAAACAACAGGGTCGTCAGGATACTTCCGATCTCGACCACAAACATGACCGGGTTTCGGATCTGCTCTCTTGGATCGAGCCTCCGAAACGCCTCCACAACCGCCTGATGAAGGATCGCCCGATCAAACAACGGCCGGCTCTTTTTTGAGTCGCTCATTTTCTTCCTCTCTATCATATGTGGGGCCGGCGCTGGAAGAACTATTTGATTTCGGATCTTCACACCAGATGCGCCATGCCCCACGCCCTGTCTTACTATAATTTCATGTGGGACCGGTGCTAGGCTCTTCCTTGTTACTTTTAGGCCTTCACATTAGGTGCGCCTTGCCCCACGCCCTATTTATATGTGGGGCCGGCGCTGGGAGAAGACTTCGATTTTAGATCTTCACCTTCGGTGCGCCTTGCCCCACGCCCTATTGAAAATGCTCTGCAATCGGGCCCAGGGCCAGGGCGGGGAAAAAGGTCAACGCCCCGACGATCACGATCACGCCGATCAGCCACGCGATGAAAAGCGGCGTATGGGTTGGAAGGGTCCCGGCGCCGATCGGCAATCGCTTCTTTTTTGCCAGTGACCCGGCCAGGGCCAACGTCGGCACCGCCAGCCAGAACCGCCCGACCAACATCGCAAAGGAACCGGTCAGGTTATAAAACGGCGTGTTCGCTCCCAACCCGGCAAAGGCGCTGCCGTTGTTGTTCCCCATCGAGGTAAACGCATAGAGCACTTCGCTGAAGCCGTGCGCGCCGGGATTGAAGATCGACGCTTTGCCGATGTCGGTCGCCATCGCGACCGCCGTCAAGACCAATACCGTGATCGGCATGATCAGGATCAGCAGCGACGCCATCTTCATCTCATATGCCTCGATCTTCTTGCCGAGGTACTCCGGTGTCCGCCCGACCATGAGGCCGGCGACGAAGACGGCGATGATCGCAAAGACAAGCATGCCGTAAAGTCCGGAGCCGACCCCGCCGAAAATCACCTCGCCGAACTGCATCAGTAAGAGGGGGACCAACCCGCCCAAGGGGGTATAAGAATCATGCATGGAGTTGACCGAGCCGTTGGAGGCGGCGGTGGTCGCCGCGGCCCAAATGACCGAATTGGCAATGCCGAAGCGGACCTCTTTCCCTTCCATGTTTCCGCCCGGCTGGAGATTCCCCGCCGCCTGGTCGACGCCGGCGCCGGCCGCCATCGGATTCCCGGCCGACTCCGCCCAATATCCTCCGGCAGTAAACAAGACCAGGACGATGGTCATGGCGGCCAGAATGGCCCATCCTTGCCTCGTATCTCCGACCATCATACCGAAGGTGTAGCAAAGCGCCGCCGGGATGAGGAGAATGGCCAGCATCTCCAGGAAATTCGAGAGCGGCGTCGGATTCTCCAATGGATGGGCGGCGTTGGCGTTGAAAAACCCGCCGCCGTTCGTGCCGAGCTGTTTGATGGCGATTTGAGAGGCCGCCGGCCCCACCGCGATCGACTGTTCGGTCACGATCACCGTCTCTGTTTTCGTCTGGCCTCGTTCATCCAGAACCGGGTTCCCGCTTTGGTCGGTGACCGCTTGGTCGTAGCTTGTCGGCTGGAGCAACTTCGCGGTTTTGTAAACGCCGAAGGTCTGCGGAACCCCCTGAGCCACCAGGATCAGGGCAAGAATAAACGAGAATGGAAGGAGGACATAGAGGGTCGATCGGGTCAGATCGACCCAGAAGTTGCCGAGCCCCTCGACCGACCGGCGTGTGAAGCCCCGGATCAGCGCGAGCAGGATGGCGATGCCGGTGGCCGCCGACACGAAATTGTGGACCGCCAGCCCGAGCATCTGGGTGAGGTAGCTCATCGTCGTCTCGCCGCCGTACCCCTGCCAATTGGTATTCGTCGTAAAGCTGACCGCCGTGTTGAGGGAGGAGTCGGGCGACACCGCGCCCAATTCCTGCGGGTTGAGCGGCAAAAAACCTTGGAGCCGCTGCTGTAGATAAAGGACGATCAACCCGACGACGCTGAACAGCAGCAGCGCCGCCGTATAGCGCTGCCAGTCCATCTCTTCCTCTTCCCGAACACCGCAGAGCCGATAGATCAGCCGTTCGACCGGCGCCAAAAGACGATTCAGTCCGGCCGGCTTTCCCTCGAAAACCCGGGCCATGTACCATCCCAGCGGCTTGACCAGGGCCACCAACACCACGAAAAAAAGTGTGATTTGTAGAACGCCATGGGTTGTCATTAGAATCTCTCCGGTTTCAAGAGCGCATACAATAAATAAAAGAGCAGACCGACCGCGAGGAGTCCACCGATGAGATACATTAGATTCATGGCTGCCTCCTTATAGTTTCGCTAGGGCCTTCACCAAAACTCCGGTGAGCCCGAAAAACAAAATCGTGCTTGCAAGGTAAATCACATCCCAGATGATCTCCATAGGACCCTCCTGTTAATTACGAATGATCGTATCAATTTGGGTATAAAAACAGTATAAAAGGTGAGCCATGCTGCATAAAAATTTCATAAAAATGAATGGAGGCCGTTAAAGAGGGGACGTTGCGGCGGGAATATTTGGGAAATCGGTTTTTACTTAATTCGCCTTCTTCACCTTTTTAAGGTAAAGCAGATCCATCGCATTCACTTCCAATCCTTGAATAGATGGCTTGATGAGGAGATTCTGCGCCGCAAAGAAGAGCGGCATGATCGGCGACTCTTTCTCGGTCAAGATCCGCTGGGCCTCATCGTAAAGACCGATCCGTCGGGTTTCATCCGGCTCGCTGGCCGCCTCCGAAATGAGACGGTCGTATTCGGGACTCTTCCAGCGGGTATGGTTATTTCCGCTGGTGCCGGTGAAGAGGTTCATGAAGTTGTCGGGATCGGGGTAGTCGGCCCCCCATCCCAGGCGAAAGATCGACGGGGGATCTTCCCGCAACCGCTTCAGATAAACCTTCCATTCCATATTATCCAACGCAACCGTCACCCCCAAATTCCGCTTCCACTGCGCCTGGATATTCTCGGCAATCAGCCGATTGGTCTGAGTGGTGTCGAAGCCAAGGGTTACCGGGGGAAGTCCTGCCCCACCGGGAAAACCCGCCTCCGCCAGAAGGGCTTTGGCCCGTTCCGGATTGAAGCCAAGCCCGATCTTCGGATTGTGCCCGAACATCCCCGCCGGAATCCAGGAGGTCGCCGGGATCTCCCCCCCCTTCAAGATCTGCGGGATCTCGTTCCGATCGACCGCCATCGAGAAAGCCTGTCGCACGCGGGGATCATTGAAGGGGGCTTTCTGAACATTGAAGCCGTAATAATAACCTCTTAAAAAAGGGGCCCGAAGATAGTCGGGGTGGTTTTTGTATCGGGGGATCGCCACCGGGGGAAGGGCGACCCGGTCGAGGTGATCGGTCTCATAGAGTGTCAGCGCGGTCGTATCTTCCTCGACGACATAAAACATCACCCGGTCGAGCGCCGGACGGCCGCCGTGGTAGCGATCATTCGCCTCCAGAATGAGACGGTACTCGTGCCGCCATTCCTTGAGGCGAAAGGGGCCGCAGGTGATGATGTTTTCCGGTTCGGTCCAGCGGTCTCCATATCGCTCGATCACGTCGCGCCGCAGTGGGAAGGTCGCCGTGAAGGTGGTGATCGACGGGAAATAGACCGCCGGCTTTTTCAGATCGACTTGAAGGGTCTTTTCATCGATCGCCTTCACCCCCACCTGATCGGGATCTTTCAGCTCCCCGCTGTTATATTCGACCGCGTTCCGAATGTCGTACAGGAAATAGGCGTATTCCGATGCGGTTTTCGGATCGAGCAGCCGCTTCCAGGAATATTCGAAGTCATGCGCCGTCACCCGCTTCCCATCGGTCCAGAAGACATCATCTCTCAAGATAAAGACATAACGAAGTCCGTCGGGCGAAACCGCCCAGCCCTTTGCAATGGCCGGCTGGGGTCGAAGCGCCTCGTCATATTCGGCCAGACCTTCCATCAGGTTTTCGAGGACCCGGATCGAAACATTGTCGGTCGCCAGCGACCAATCGAGCGTCGGAGGCTCCGAGGCGATGTTCATTCTGAATGTCGACCCGCCGTCGGTCTCTTGATCGGGACGATTCCAAGCGAAAAAGAGAAGGGAGAAAAGAATGAGGGAGGCAAAAAAAGTCAGCTTTTTCATGTCGCCTTATGATAGGACATTTTTATTGGGACGTCAAAGTGGTAGGGGCGTGATTTATCACGTCCCGGTCTGTGGATCACGAAAGCAAGGGCGCCAAGGGCGCAATAAATTGCGCCCCTACTTGTCAAAACAAACCAACTCCGCTATCATCGCCGGTCATGACGCCGACCGTTTTCTTAACCCGCGCCCTCCCCGATCCGGTGATGAAAGAGATCCGACGGCACTTCCGTCTCCGGTACAACCGTGAAGATCGCCCCCTTTCTAAGCAGGAGATCCTTCGCGGCCTCCGCAACGCAGAAGGACTCATTTCGATGTTGAACGATCCGATCGACCGGGAGATCATCCACGCCGCATCCCGTCTTCGGATCATCGCCAACTACGCGGTCGGTTATAACAATATCGATTTGATCGCCGCGCGGGAGAGGGGCATTTTCGTCACCAACACACCGGGCGTTCTGACCGAAACAACCGCCGATCTCACCTGGGCTTTAATCCTGGCCGCCGCCCGGCGCCTCCCCGAGGGGGAGCGGCTCGCCCGGTCCGGAAAGTGGACCGGCTGGGCCCCCACCCAGCTCCTCGGGGGCGATGTTTTTGGAAAAACACTCGGCATCATCGGAATGGGGCGGATCGGACAGGCGGTCGCCAGGCGAGCGATCGGGTTTGAGATGCGGGTCGTTTACCACAGCCGACACCGCTTACCCGTTCGAGATGAGAAGCGGCTTCGGCTCTCTTTTCTTCCGTTGCCGGACCTCCTGAAGGAATCGGACTTTGTCTCCCTTCACCTTCCGTTGACGAAGGAGTCTCGCCATCTGATCGACCGGAAAGCTTTCCGTCTCATGAAATCGACGGCATTCCTGATCAACACGGCGCGCGGCCCGATCGTCGATGAGAAGGCGCTCATTAACGTGCTCCATCAGAAAAAGATTGCGGGAGCCGGTCTCGATGTCTTCGAAGAAGAACCAAGCCTTCCCCGGGCATTGCGCGAGAGAAAAGAAACCGTACTTCTCCCCCACCTCGGCTCCGCCTCCCTGGAAACCCGCATCCGAATGGGGCGGATCGTCCTGGGAAATTTGGTCGCCGCCCTAACCGGGAAGAAACCGCCAAATATGGTAAACTAGAAACTAAATTTGGAAGGGTGAACCATGTTTTATCACAAGATTGTCCTTTGGATCTTCGCTGCTTTCCTTTTTGTGATAGCGATCACTCCCCCCGCCTGGGCGATTAAACCCCGCCCGCCGTTGCAGCTCTCCCTTCAGCAGATCCCCCTTTCCGGAGGGCAGAGCCAGCTGATGATGATTGCGAGGGCCAATGTCGATATCAGCCATGTCGATCTTTCGCTTGAGCTCCCGCTCGGCCTTTCACTGGTTGAAGGAGAGGAGGAATGGGAGGGTCCGTTGAAAAGGGGGGAGACGAAACAGATCGAGTTAATTGTTCAAAGCCCGAATAAGGCGCCCCATCAAGTGACCGGCAAGGCCGTCATCGAATTAACCGCAGGAGAAAAGTTTGTGGAACAAGCGACCCTGACCCTCAATGAAGCAAAAAGCGACTCGCCGCGCCGCGCCCCCTCCGTCAAGCGGAAAGAAGGGGGAGAGACCATCCTCCAATTCAAAGGGAAATGAGATCATGCTCAATCGAACCCGCCTTCAGGCTGCCCTAGGATTCTGCCTTTTTCTTTTATCCGCCTGCGGCGGCGGAGGCGGCAGCAGTGGATCCGGAACCGCCACCCAAATCGTGATTACCCCTGAACAAGGAAACCTGATCGTTGGCCAGACGATCTCTTTCTCAGCGGTCGCACTCACCTCCTCCGGAAAAGAAGTAGACAATGTCTCTTTTAGCTGGCAGTCACTCGATCCGACCATCGCCGGCATCGATTCAAACGGCGTAGCCACCGGGAACGAGGTCGGCGTTGCGATCATTGCAGTCACCGGAACGTACAAATCCGGAAATTTCACCCGAACCGTCAGCGGAAGCGCAATGGTCGGCGTGCTCAGCCCCAACTCCGGTCAAAGCAACCTCACCTTCTCCGGAACAGTCCAATATGAAGATAGACCCTACGATATGGAAGGGTTCACCGGCGACACCGAGTTTCTGCCGGTCCGGGGAACCGTCGTCAATCTCGTGGCGATCGACGGCTTCGCCACAATCGCCACCGGTGAAACCGATAACAATGGTGATTTTAGTTTCAGCGGCATTGACAACTCCGGCCGGCAGGGAGGTATCTATATCGAGGTTGTTTCCAAAACGGAGCCGGACAATCCAACCCGAATTGAGATCCGAAACAATCCGGACGAAGAAGCCCTTCTCTCTTTAATCTCTCCCGGATATGATGACAGCAGCGGAACCGACTTTACCAATCTTCCGGTCACCGCCACCGTCGATTCCGGCGTCGGCGGCCTCTTCAATATCCTCGATGTCTTCTCGATGTCGAGCGAATTCATCCAGCAGGAAGGAGGCCTTTGCAAGCCGCCGGCGACCGACGCCTGCGTCCCTCCCCTTCTGGTGGCTTACTGGGAACCCGGGAGTTCGGAGGGAAGTTTCTATGAAGATCAACTCGACGCCATTTTTATCCTGGGAGGGGGAAATGCGGACGGAGATCACGACGAATATGACGATTCCGTCATCGCTCATGAATACGGCCACTTCGCCGTTCGTCATTTTTCCATCGATGATTCTCCCGGCGGAGCGCATTTCATCACCGACAACAAACAAGACATCCGGTTGAGCTGGTCGGAGGGCTGGGGAAATTTCTTCTCCAGCGCCGTTCGGAACAACCCCATCTACGTAGACACTTCGACAGGGGGCTCTTTTTCGTTCAATCTCGAGGACTACTCCTCCGCACCCACGCCGTCAACCCTCAACAGCGTTGCGATTTATACCACCAGCGAAATCGCCGTGACCGGCGTTCTCTGGGACCTATTTGACGATTCGGCCACGCTGGTCTCTCCCGTAATTGAGCCCCATGACCAAATCGCCCTCGGATTTGAGCCGATCTGGCAGACGCTCCTCCAATTTACCGATGCCGTACCAGCAACGATGGAAACATTCTGGCTACAATTCGAATCGAGCTATCCCGGCTCGGCCGCCGGCCTCCAATCGATCATGGTGGAGCGAAAGATGGAGCTCTTCGCCGACGCTTCCGAGACGAGCGGTCAAACCCCCGAAGCAACCGCATTGACCGAAAATGGCGCCGCACAGGAACATACCCTTTATCAAACCTCCCCGGCTGCCGCAGCAGGTGACGAAGATGTCATCCCCTTCTCCGTGACAGCGGGAGAGAGGTACACGCTGGAAACCGTGAACCTCGCGAACGGAGCCGATACTTATCTCTTCATTACCGATTCGCCAAATTCCAGCACGCCGCTATCCGGCTTGCAAAACGATAACCGAAGCGGCCGGAATCATCAGAACTGCGGCGCCAATCCCTTCACAGGAAACAGCACCTGCCCTAACAATGACCAGACCACCCTCTCTTCATCGATTAACTGGACGGCCAGCAACACAACTACGCTTTATGCGCATGTCGAGCGCTCTCCGAATGCTCCTCCGTCAGCAGGAATTCTCGGATCGTATGACATTCAATTAAAGAAAGAGTAGTCGATCGTCTGACCGTTCGATTCAGCGCGACTCGGGGGGTTCCCCCTTGTGGTGGGCGGATGTTTTTTGGTGGGAATGTTCGTGGACGTGTTGAAGACCGGCATGGTCGTGCGGATGGTCGTGCCCCGGGGGGGTCTCGATCGGCGCGCCGGCTTCCTTCCGTGCGGAAAAACCGCTCTCCTTGATCAAATGATAAGCGTAGGCGATCATGAAAAAGAGCGCGGCGACCAGAACGATCGTCGCTCCCGATGAGACATTGAAATAGAAGCTCGAATACATTCCGACGACGCCGCAGAGAAAACCGATCAACGTCGAAAGAAAGACCATCTTGTTGAAGCTGTCGGTGACAAGCCGGGAAGCCACCGCCGGAAAGACGATCGCCGCGGCGATCATCGTGACTCCCATCACCTGCATCGAGACGATAATCGTCGCCGCCAGCATCAGCGAGAAAAGCGATTCGACCCACCCCGTCGGAACCCCGTAAATCCGCGCCACCTCCGCATCGAACGTCGTGAAGAGAAACTGCCGGTAGAAAATAAAAATCAGCAAGCCGGAAACCGCGGTGACGGCGGCGATCGCCCAGAGATCCTGCGTTGTCACGCCGAGAATGTTTCCAAAAAGCGCGGCTTCGAAGTTTTTCGTAAAGCGGCGGTATTGGCTGATGATCGCCACGCCGATCGCGAAGCTCGCGGTCGTCACGACGCCGATGGCGGCGTCGGCGCCGATCTTTTTCCGGCGGGTCACCATGTTGATCAAAAGGGCCGAGAGAAATCCCCACAACCCGGCCCCGAGATAAAAATTCCAGTTCATCACGTAACTCACCACGGCGCCGCCGAAGACCGCGTGGGAAAGCCCGTGCCCAATGTAGCTCATCCTTCTTAGAACGATGTAAACGCCGATCAATCCGCAGATCGAGCCGACCAGCGAGGCGGCAATCAATCCATGCACAAAAAATTCATATTGAAGGGGGGCCGTTACGAAATTCAATGGAATCCTTGGGCTGAAGAATGACTCTGTTTCTTGAAGTGCAATCCGGCCTTCGGGCTGTCGTCCACCAGGATCACATCCCCCTGGCGGACCACCGACATCTCCGAATCGTAGGTTCTGGAGAGGATGGCCGAGGTAAAAATCTCTTCGGGATACCCCTGCGCGATAATAGTTTGATTGAAGCAGATGACCCAGGGAAGATGCCGTGCGACGGCATTCAGGTCGTGTGTCGTCAAGAGGATGGTGACTCCGCCTCGGTTCAACTCTCCGAGCAGATGAAGGATGGCATGTTGGGTTTTCAGATCGACTCCGGAGGTCGGTTCATCCAGAATCAAGAGTTTCGGATTTCCGATCAACGCCCGCGCCAGGAAAACCCGCTGCTGCTCGCCCCCCGACAACGCCTTGATATGCCGCTGCACGTAGGCGCCGATGCCGAGCTGTTCGAGCAACGTCTGAATCCGGGCGCGCTCCGGCCGTGTCAGCCAGGGGAGCCGCGACGACTCCCGGTAGAGCCCCATCGCCACCACCTGCTCCACCGTCACCGGAAAATCCCAATCGACCGTCTCGATCTGAGGGACATAACCGACGTGGGGAAGTGATTGCTGAGAAACCCGCGTTCCCGATACGGAGACCGAACCGGAAAGAATCGGAACGATCCCTAAGATGGCCTTGAGAAGGGTCGATTTTCCGGTCCCGCTCGGACCGACCAAGCCGGCGAATTGTCCGGGGTAAAGCTGAAGGGTGAGATTTTGAAAAACCGTTTTTTTGGGGTAACCGCAGGTCACTTCCTGGAGCGAAACCAGTGCTTTCTCTCCGTCTGAATAAGCGGACATTTCTAGCTGAGGTCCTTCCCGGTCGTTGTGGCGGTCAGCTTTCCATGTTTGACCCCTTTGGTGGAGATCAACGAATCGGCAATCTTCCTGATCTCTCCGGCCCGTCCCCTCACCACCAGCACCTCCAGGCAACGATGTTCGTCGAGATGGATATGAAGCGTCGACCGGATCAACTTCGAATAGAGGTGCTGGAGATCGGTCA contains:
- the kdpC gene encoding potassium-transporting ATPase subunit KdpC is translated as MWKRELRPAVLMFLVLTVITGALYPLGVTGIAGLLFPNQVDGSLIRKEGEVVGSRLVGQPFDDPKYFWGRPSATGPFPYNASASSGSNLGPANDVLKKAVADRVAALKSADPENTDPVPVDLVTASGSGLDPHITPASAEYQVGRVAKRRGLEEEVVRGLIARQTEGRQFGVLGEQRVHLLGLNLALDDLTKKSQ
- the kdpB gene encoding potassium-transporting ATPase subunit KdpB, giving the protein MSDSKKSRPLFDRAILHQAVVEAFRRLDPREQIRNPVMFVVEIGSILTTLLFVQALFGRGEMQTGYILAISVWLWFTVIFANFAEAVAEGRGKAQAAALKQSRRELSAKKLADPEDRGRYQAVSASSLRKGDVVLVEAGDDIPADGEVIVGVASVNESAITGESAPVIRESGDRSAVTGGTRVLSDWLVVRITTNPGEMFIDRMIAMVEGAKRQKTPNEIALNILLASLTILFLLVCVTLLPFSLYSVTAAGSGTPVTVTVLVALLVCLIPTTIGGLLSAIRIAGMDRMVQANVIAMSGQAVEAAGDVDVLLLDKTGTITLGNRQATEFTPARGVTPERLADAAQLASLADETPEGRSIVVLAKQRYKIRERQIHEIGATFVPFSAQTRMSGVNLPAGEQIRKGSGDAIESWVKSQGSEIPSDVRAVVEHIAKQGGTPLVVADGGKALGVIHLKDIVKGGIKERFLELRKAGIKTVMITGDNPLTAAAVAAEAGVDDFLAEATPETKLKLIRDLQIGGRLVAMTGDGTNDAPALAQADVAVAMNTGTQAAKEAGNLVDLDSNPTKLIEIVEVGKQLLMTRGALTTFSISNDIAKYFAILPAAFVGIYPGLGALNVMGLETPQSAVLSAVIFNALVIVALIPLCLRGIRYRPVGAASLFRRNLLVYGLGGMVVPFIGIKMIDLILVALGWA
- the kdpA gene encoding potassium-transporting ATPase subunit KdpA, which produces MTTHGVLQITLFFVVLVALVKPLGWYMARVFEGKPAGLNRLLAPVERLIYRLCGVREEEEMDWQRYTAALLLFSVVGLIVLYLQQRLQGFLPLNPQELGAVSPDSSLNTAVSFTTNTNWQGYGGETTMSYLTQMLGLAVHNFVSAATGIAILLALIRGFTRRSVEGLGNFWVDLTRSTLYVLLPFSFILALILVAQGVPQTFGVYKTAKLLQPTSYDQAVTDQSGNPVLDERGQTKTETVIVTEQSIAVGPAASQIAIKQLGTNGGGFFNANAAHPLENPTPLSNFLEMLAILLIPAALCYTFGMMVGDTRQGWAILAAMTIVLVLFTAGGYWAESAGNPMAAGAGVDQAAGNLQPGGNMEGKEVRFGIANSVIWAAATTAASNGSVNSMHDSYTPLGGLVPLLLMQFGEVIFGGVGSGLYGMLVFAIIAVFVAGLMVGRTPEYLGKKIEAYEMKMASLLILIMPITVLVLTAVAMATDIGKASIFNPGAHGFSEVLYAFTSMGNNNGSAFAGLGANTPFYNLTGSFAMLVGRFWLAVPTLALAGSLAKKKRLPIGAGTLPTHTPLFIAWLIGVIVIVGALTFFPALALGPIAEHFQ
- the kdpF gene encoding K(+)-transporting ATPase subunit F, with protein sequence MNLMYLIGGLLAVGLLFYLLYALLKPERF
- a CDS encoding peptide ABC transporter substrate-binding protein; this encodes MKKLTFFASLILFSLLFFAWNRPDQETDGGSTFRMNIASEPPTLDWSLATDNVSIRVLENLMEGLAEYDEALRPQPAIAKGWAVSPDGLRYVFILRDDVFWTDGKRVTAHDFEYSWKRLLDPKTASEYAYFLYDIRNAVEYNSGELKDPDQVGVKAIDEKTLQVDLKKPAVYFPSITTFTATFPLRRDVIERYGDRWTEPENIITCGPFRLKEWRHEYRLILEANDRYHGGRPALDRVMFYVVEEDTTALTLYETDHLDRVALPPVAIPRYKNHPDYLRAPFLRGYYYGFNVQKAPFNDPRVRQAFSMAVDRNEIPQILKGGEIPATSWIPAGMFGHNPKIGLGFNPERAKALLAEAGFPGGAGLPPVTLGFDTTQTNRLIAENIQAQWKRNLGVTVALDNMEWKVYLKRLREDPPSIFRLGWGADYPDPDNFMNLFTGTSGNNHTRWKSPEYDRLISEAASEPDETRRIGLYDEAQRILTEKESPIMPLFFAAQNLLIKPSIQGLEVNAMDLLYLKKVKKAN